One genomic region from Onychostoma macrolepis isolate SWU-2019 chromosome 23, ASM1243209v1, whole genome shotgun sequence encodes:
- the tmem240a gene encoding transmembrane protein 240, whose product MHMITTTMIFMILGASVVMAIACLMDMNALLDRFHNYILPHLRGEDRVCHCNCGRHHVHYVIPYDGDHSLVDSSENYFVSDSVTKQEMDLMLGLLLGFCISWLLLWLDGALHCAVRAWRASRYYDTPSWSWLPQFCNLRDLRRRAQLRQLEDSSGNMVHIKQKLYHNGHPSPRHL is encoded by the exons ATGCATATGATCACAACCACCATGATTTTTATGATCCTCGGTGCTTCAGTTGTCATG GCGATAGCGTGTTTAATGGACATGAACGCACTCCTGGACCGCTTTCACAACTACATCTTACCGCATTTACGAGGGGAAGACCGCGTCTGTCATTGCAACTGTGGAAG GCATCATGTTCACTACGTAATTCCGTATGACGGAGACCATTCGCTCGTGGACTCGTCTGAGAATTACTTTGTGAGTGACAGTGTGACCAAACAGGAGATGGACCTCATGCTGGGGCTGTTGCTGGGCTTCTGTATCAGCTGGCTGTTGTTGTGGCTGGATGGAGCTTTGCACTGTGCTGTGAGGGCCTGGAGAGCCAGTCGCTATTATG ATACCCCTTCCTGGTCGTGGTTGCCACAGTTCTGCAACCTCCGAGACCTCCGTAGACGCGCACAGCTCCGGCAGCTGGAGGACTCCAGCGGAAACATGGTGCACATCAAGCAGAAGCTCTATCACAACGGTCATCCCAGCCCCCGCCACCTCTGA